From the Pomacea canaliculata isolate SZHN2017 linkage group LG14, ASM307304v1, whole genome shotgun sequence genome, one window contains:
- the LOC112555767 gene encoding integrator complex subunit 4-like produces MAAKLKKRALAEFSHVIQEEPKPVKRLRLIQKPTQQELYINFTSASSSQESLQMLVSLEQKFPLDQAGAERVFPEIMEHYNGNRDTVVRSKILAVLNRMVMTPGFNPQVVSDQLLPKLKSEKSHRVLSLLLSVLKTIGCCLANSPAFHAQLVAAACPLLKSQSHLVRARCLELIGELGSCDDRLRDGAMSEGILSLLGQHTSDDEPRVRTSAFRGMLCLYERGQSLDQSIYSQACSGLQDDCEDVRRAAVKLVWVLSRLYPENLVNTEEGGQELRLVDDGFSKICNMVQDISMKVRMESASLLGSLHQVSSAFLEQTLDKKLMSNMRRKVSAHDRAKENFQSGEWATGARWADDKPREALDADSVSLMNIGACGAFVHGLEDEYLEVRNAALDSLCELAYQSPKFAVLSQDSIIDMVNDEIESVRLNAINSLRKLTRHLILRDDQLEIILGVLQDFSFTTREALRGLLGEIRVATRESVSSTVMALLDNLRRYPEDRTSVWRCSQKLGQRHPQLTMMVSEELLCLHPYFDSPEPDMDDPAYVTVLLAVFNAAAICPTMVALFPEHTRRHYTYLRSSMPELVPPIQAIEGTEMASKTQAAQLASNTRDFLKQLTGRLAGLSSLDLDTAEQLLSISVRDLQHVQTLDEQTSASAECTCLFLSSQLLLTQLMKSVVHRGTCMVYSENMAAPVEKILQQTTQLQTLFLGLSSGLRAAIRQTEIKALMLQLLLTLSCASLGDKIRACNTFRQFLGLVKSSVDSEPDAYESLTKQIVSLYDSVDWSRLQMLYDIVHNFAQMLRPSALTVPCNVKKTKAIIHEPPPSSDNAVKFPANLAANVTLVAEVNNLEDTNRLGVLVRYPDQRVQVVTPQATAWKRLGQLRHRLVMQVLLAHGLWSESCHVEFTLAVQACGHGRQLLKVQDSIPIAKPVKVLVFPKPLKR; encoded by the exons atggCCGCCAAGTTAAAGAAAAGAGCTCTCGCAGAGTTTAGCCATGTTATTCAG gAAGAGCCCAAGCCAGTCAAAAGGCTTCGCCTTATCCAGAAGCCAACTCAGCAGGAACTATATATTAACTTTACAAGTGCCAGCTCATCTCAGGAAAGTCTCCAGATGCTTGTTAGTCTAGAGCAGAAATTTCCACTCGACCAGGCAGGTGCTGAAAGAGTATTTCCTGAAATAATGGAACATTATAATGGAAACAGGGACACAGTTGTACGGAGCAAAATATTGGCTGTCTTGAATCGCATGGTTATGACCCCTGGCTTCAACCCACAGGTTGTTTCTGACCAACTGCTGCCTAAACTCAAGTCAGAAA AATCTCATAGGGTGCTCAGCCTTTTGTTAAGTGTGCTGAAGACCATTGGTTGTTGTCTTGCCAATAGCCCCGCCTTCCATGCTCAACTGGTTGCTGCAGCTTGCCCG CTTCTAAAGAGTCAAAGTCACCTAGTTCGAGCACGGTGCTTGGAGCTGATTGGTGAATTAGGATCTTGTGATGATAGACTCAGGGATGGAGCCATGTCTGAAGGAATTTTAAGTTTGCTGGGACAGCACACATCAGATGATGAACCTCGTGTCAGGACAAGTGCATTTCGTGGAATG TTGTGTCTCTACGAACGAGGGCAGTCCCTGGATCAGAGCATTTATAGTCAGGCATGCTCAGGGTTACAAGATGATTGTGAGGATGTCAGAcgtgctgctgtcaagctggTGTGGGTGCTTAGCAGGCTGTATCCAGAAAA TCTGGTCAACACTGAAGAAGGTGGCCAAGAGTTGAGATTAGTCGATGATggcttttcaaaaatatgcaaCATGGTCCAAGATATTTCCATGAAGGTCCGAATGGAGTCAGCATCTCTGCtg GGCTCTCTTCACCAAGTCAGTTCTGCATTCCTGGAACAGACTTTGGACAAGAAATTGATGTCCAATATGAGA cgGAAAGTGAGTGCACATGATCGAGCCAAAGAGAATTTCCAGTCAGGGGAGTGGGCGACTGGTGCTAGGTGGGCGGATGACAAGCCTCGAGAAGCACTTGATGCAGACAGTGTTAGCCTCATGAACATTGGTGCTTGTGGGGCTTTTGTGCATGGCCTAGAAGATGAATACTTGG AGGTGCGGAATGCTGCGTTGGATTCACTGTGTGAGCTGGCCTACCAGTCGCCTAAATTTGCCGTATTGTCTCAGGATTCTATCATTGACATGGTGAATGATGAAATTGAAAGTGTTCGCCTAAATGCCATCAACAGCTTGCGGAAATTAACACGCCATCTAATTCTCAGAGACGATCAGCTGGAAATTATTCTTGGAGTTTTACAG GATTTTTCATTCACCACACGAGAAGCCTTACGAGGGTTGTTGGGAGAGATTCGTGTTGCAACAAGAGAGAGTGTGAGCAGTACAGTCATGGCACTGCTTGATAATCTGAGGCGATATCCTGAAGACCGCACTTCAGTTTGGAG GTGCAGCCAGAAGCTTGGACAGCGACATCCACAACTCACAATGATGGTATCTGAAGAACTTCTTTGTCTGCATCCTTATTTTGATTCTCCTGAACCTGACATGGATGATCCTGCCT ATGTGACTGTTCTTCTTGCCGTTTTTAATGCTGCTGCTATTTGTCCCACAATGGTGGCCCTGTTTCCAGAGCACACCAGACGACACTACACATACCTACGCTCAAGCATGCCAGAGCTTGTGCCACCCATCCAG gCCATAGAAGGCACAGAGATGGCTTCCAAGACACAGGCTGCCCAACTGGCCAGCAACACTAGAGACTTCTTGAAACAGCTGACGGGACGGCTGGCGGGTTTGTCCTCTCTGGATCTTGATACTGCTGAGCAGCTGCTAAGCATCAGTGTAAG GGATCTGCAGCATGTCCAGACACTGGATGAGCAGACTTCAGCATCTGCGGAGTGCACCTGTCTCTTTTTATCCTCGCAACTGCTGCTCACTCAG CTCATGAAAAGTGTTGTGCACCGTGGTACATGCATGGTCTATTCAGAGAACATGGCTGCTCCAGTGGAGAAA ATATTGCAGCAGACAACCCAACTACAGACACTGTTCCTGGGTCTGAGCAGTGGGCTGAGGGCAGCAataagacagacagaaatcaaAGCACTGATGCTTCAGCTCCTACTCACACTCAGCTGTGCTTCACTTGGAGACAAAATTCGTGCTTGCAATACATTCCGCCAATTTCTGGGTCTGGTAAAGAG CTCTGTGGACAGTGAACCAGATGCTTATGAAAGCTTAACCAAACAGATTGTGTCCCTGTATGACAGTGTTGACTGGTCCAGGCTGCAGATGTTGTATGACATTGTTCACAACTTTGCACAAATGCTACGACCATCAGCTCTTACTGTTCCTTGtaatgtgaagaaaacaaaggcCATCATACATGAACCACCACCCTCATCAGACAATGCAGTCAAATTTCCCGCTAACTTAGCAGCGAACGTGACATTGGTGGCAGAAGTCAACAACTTAGAAGACACAAATCGCCTTGGAGTCCTT GTTCGATACCCAGATCAACGTGTGCAAGTGGTGACCCCTCAAGCAACAGCATGGAAGCGTTTGGGACAGCTTCGTCATCGTTTAGTCATGCAAGTCTTGCTAGCACATGGTCTATGGTCAG aGTCCTGCCATGTGGAGTTCACGTTGGCTGTTCAGGCTTGTGGCCATGGGCGACAACTGCTGAAGGTTCAAGATAGCATCCCCATAGCAAAGCCTGTCAAAGTGCTGGTCTTTCCCAAACCGCTCAAGAGATGA